A portion of the candidate division KSB1 bacterium genome contains these proteins:
- a CDS encoding DUF1992 domain-containing protein, whose amino-acid sequence MQAIEWIAEQRIREAIEQGKLDNLPGSGKPIRLEVDSHLPPELRLAYTILRNAGFVPPIIELRRRIEDEAEALDCYLETCRRYASQYLETIRALAARAARRGDRRHREGEKAAAQLAALVQAYQLFRERCRENVQLRLERIAACVDQLQREWLRESSRRAPRFGLDLGLLSHDPQQTLLRFESAVPELEPWILEQVSPDIPAQP is encoded by the coding sequence GTGCAAGCGATCGAATGGATTGCGGAGCAGCGCATTCGGGAGGCCATCGAGCAGGGGAAGCTCGATAATCTGCCGGGCTCGGGCAAGCCGATCCGGCTGGAAGTAGACTCTCATCTGCCTCCCGAACTGCGTCTGGCGTACACCATCCTCAGAAACGCGGGATTTGTCCCCCCGATTATTGAGCTGCGCCGGCGCATCGAGGACGAGGCCGAGGCCCTGGACTGCTACCTCGAGACCTGCCGCCGGTACGCTTCGCAGTATCTGGAAACGATTCGCGCGCTTGCCGCTCGCGCGGCGAGGCGGGGGGATCGCCGGCATCGGGAGGGAGAGAAGGCCGCCGCCCAGCTCGCCGCCCTCGTGCAGGCGTACCAGCTTTTCCGGGAGCGGTGCCGCGAAAACGTCCAGTTGCGCTTGGAGCGCATCGCTGCCTGCGTCGACCAGCTGCAGCGCGAGTGGCTGCGGGAGTCGAGCCGACGCGCCCCTCGTTTCGGCCTCGACCTGGGCCTCCTCTCCCACGACCCGCAGCAGACTCTCTTGCGCTTCGAGTCCGCTGTACCCGAACTCGAGCCTTGGATCTTGGAGCAGGTGTCCCCAGATATACCGGCTCAGCCGTAG